In Parus major isolate Abel chromosome 3, Parus_major1.1, whole genome shotgun sequence, the following are encoded in one genomic region:
- the SHLD1 gene encoding shieldin complex subunit 1 isoform X4: protein MTAVQPLAEPWKISLSVSQVLGKRSGAVGLEMRLQSEALPGYQSPIQGESNPSSAASVGCSAEGSEEANVRCYPKAGLCEPSEPNDAVLSWMYEHDGAADPSIRDSLDGFYKMYCRKQPERKDPTYEAASRCLSQKISELEQKDGTKYVSRCLQMAQLVLNRDGCKIFPNHPPSACFSKPAEGEVLLENRRSIPGLSDDILQFLLKHTQAECSPDGSHEK from the exons ATGACGGCTGTGCAACCTCTGGCTGAGCCCTGGAAAATTTCCTTGTCGGTGAGTCAGGTGCTTGGCAAACGGTCTGGTGCAGTGGGCTTGGAGATGAGATTGCAGTCAGAGGCACTACCTGGATACCAGAGCCCAATTCAAG GAGAGAGCAATCCATCATCTGCAGCTTCTGTGGGCTGTTCTGCTGAAGGCTCTGAGGAAGCAAACGTGAGATGTTACCCaaaagcagggctgtgtgagccCTCTGAACCTAATGATGCCGTGCTCTCATGGATGTATGAACATGATGGTGCAGCAGATCCCAGCATCAGGGACTCTCTGGATGGCTTCTACAAAATGTATTGCAGAAAGCAGCCAGAGAGAAAGGATCCGACCTATGAGGCTGCCTCACGGTGTCTGTCACAGAAGATTTCAGAGTTGGAACAAAAGGATGGAACAAAATATGTGTCACGTTGCCTGCAAATGGCACAATTGGTCTTGAACAGAGATGGATGTAAGATCTTTCCAAACCATCCCCcttctgcttgcttttcaaagccagctgaaggagaagtCCTGTTGGAAAACAGGAGGAGTATACCTGGACTCTCAGATGACATCCTGCAGTTCCTCTTGAAACACACGCAGGCAGAATGTAGCCCTGATGGGTCACACGAGAAGTGA
- the SHLD1 gene encoding shieldin complex subunit 1 isoform X1 translates to MFFPLHPQMTAVQPLAEPWKISLSVSQVLGKRSGAVGLEMRLQSEALPGYQSPIQGESNPSSAASVGCSAEGSEEANVRCYPKAGLCEPSEPNDAVLSWMYEHDGAADPSIRDSLDGFYKMYCRKQPERKDPTYEAASRCLSQKISELEQKDGTKYVSRCLQMAQLVLNRDGCKIFPNHPPSACFSKPAEGEVLLENRRSIPGLSDDILQFLLKHTQAECSPDGSHEK, encoded by the exons ATGACGGCTGTGCAACCTCTGGCTGAGCCCTGGAAAATTTCCTTGTCGGTGAGTCAGGTGCTTGGCAAACGGTCTGGTGCAGTGGGCTTGGAGATGAGATTGCAGTCAGAGGCACTACCTGGATACCAGAGCCCAATTCAAG GAGAGAGCAATCCATCATCTGCAGCTTCTGTGGGCTGTTCTGCTGAAGGCTCTGAGGAAGCAAACGTGAGATGTTACCCaaaagcagggctgtgtgagccCTCTGAACCTAATGATGCCGTGCTCTCATGGATGTATGAACATGATGGTGCAGCAGATCCCAGCATCAGGGACTCTCTGGATGGCTTCTACAAAATGTATTGCAGAAAGCAGCCAGAGAGAAAGGATCCGACCTATGAGGCTGCCTCACGGTGTCTGTCACAGAAGATTTCAGAGTTGGAACAAAAGGATGGAACAAAATATGTGTCACGTTGCCTGCAAATGGCACAATTGGTCTTGAACAGAGATGGATGTAAGATCTTTCCAAACCATCCCCcttctgcttgcttttcaaagccagctgaaggagaagtCCTGTTGGAAAACAGGAGGAGTATACCTGGACTCTCAGATGACATCCTGCAGTTCCTCTTGAAACACACGCAGGCAGAATGTAGCCCTGATGGGTCACACGAGAAGTGA
- the SHLD1 gene encoding shieldin complex subunit 1 isoform X3: MTVLQMTAVQPLAEPWKISLSVSQVLGKRSGAVGLEMRLQSEALPGYQSPIQGESNPSSAASVGCSAEGSEEANVRCYPKAGLCEPSEPNDAVLSWMYEHDGAADPSIRDSLDGFYKMYCRKQPERKDPTYEAASRCLSQKISELEQKDGTKYVSRCLQMAQLVLNRDGCKIFPNHPPSACFSKPAEGEVLLENRRSIPGLSDDILQFLLKHTQAECSPDGSHEK, from the exons ATGACGGCTGTGCAACCTCTGGCTGAGCCCTGGAAAATTTCCTTGTCGGTGAGTCAGGTGCTTGGCAAACGGTCTGGTGCAGTGGGCTTGGAGATGAGATTGCAGTCAGAGGCACTACCTGGATACCAGAGCCCAATTCAAG GAGAGAGCAATCCATCATCTGCAGCTTCTGTGGGCTGTTCTGCTGAAGGCTCTGAGGAAGCAAACGTGAGATGTTACCCaaaagcagggctgtgtgagccCTCTGAACCTAATGATGCCGTGCTCTCATGGATGTATGAACATGATGGTGCAGCAGATCCCAGCATCAGGGACTCTCTGGATGGCTTCTACAAAATGTATTGCAGAAAGCAGCCAGAGAGAAAGGATCCGACCTATGAGGCTGCCTCACGGTGTCTGTCACAGAAGATTTCAGAGTTGGAACAAAAGGATGGAACAAAATATGTGTCACGTTGCCTGCAAATGGCACAATTGGTCTTGAACAGAGATGGATGTAAGATCTTTCCAAACCATCCCCcttctgcttgcttttcaaagccagctgaaggagaagtCCTGTTGGAAAACAGGAGGAGTATACCTGGACTCTCAGATGACATCCTGCAGTTCCTCTTGAAACACACGCAGGCAGAATGTAGCCCTGATGGGTCACACGAGAAGTGA